A genome region from Archaeoglobus fulgidus DSM 4304 includes the following:
- a CDS encoding MazG-like family protein, which produces MDYFRLAEKFLREMHAKYMKRVSRPGNTPRPWFDFSEERLLSRLFEEMDELREAVEKEDWENLRDELLDVANFCMYLWGKLSVKNIYDKGEEQ; this is translated from the coding sequence ATGGACTATTTCCGCTTGGCCGAGAAGTTTCTGAGGGAGATGCACGCGAAATACATGAAGAGGGTGAGCAGGCCGGGAAACACGCCTCGGCCGTGGTTTGACTTTTCCGAAGAAAGGCTTCTGAGCAGGCTGTTTGAAGAAATGGATGAGCTCAGGGAGGCTGTCGAAAAGGAAGACTGGGAAAACCTCAGGGATGAGCTTCTGGACGTAGCAAACTTTTGCATGTACCTTTGGGGGAAGCTGTCGGTTAAGAATATATACGATAAAGGCGAGGAGCAGTAA
- the tmk gene encoding dTMP kinase, translated as MLIAVEGIDGAGKTTIAAYIAELLKEKGYKVKVLKEPGDSKFGKKIKSSEERLSPEEELELFLKDREIDARENILPALQSGYAVVMDRYYFSNIAYQSARGIDARLIREMNEKIAPKPDLTILLDVEPEIALERVRKRGKLSPFEKLDYLRKVRKCFLENADETTVVVDASKPLEEVKEEVRKVIESFLNLKKNSN; from the coding sequence ATGCTCATCGCTGTCGAGGGCATTGACGGGGCGGGAAAAACAACCATTGCTGCTTACATTGCAGAACTGCTCAAAGAAAAGGGATACAAAGTCAAGGTGCTTAAAGAGCCGGGCGACAGCAAATTCGGGAAAAAAATAAAGAGTTCTGAGGAGAGACTCTCGCCCGAGGAGGAGCTTGAGCTTTTTTTGAAGGACAGGGAGATTGACGCGAGGGAGAACATACTTCCCGCATTGCAGAGCGGGTATGCTGTCGTCATGGACAGGTACTACTTCTCAAACATAGCTTATCAGTCAGCGAGGGGCATTGACGCAAGGCTGATCAGGGAAATGAACGAAAAAATTGCTCCTAAACCTGATTTAACGATACTTCTCGACGTAGAGCCGGAGATAGCGCTTGAGAGGGTCAGGAAGAGGGGCAAACTTTCACCTTTCGAGAAGCTGGATTATCTCAGAAAAGTTAGGAAATGCTTTCTTGAGAACGCAGACGAGACGACAGTCGTCGTCGATGCGTCAAAACCGCTCGAGGAAGTCAAAGAGGAGGTAAGGAAGGTGATTGAGAGCTTTTTAAACCTCAAGAAGAACTCTAATTAA
- a CDS encoding CBS domain-containing protein, translating to MKAADIMNSNVIYATLPSTRDKVLELFKKYEISAVPVLKNSELVGIVTRKDILRKIEENQLALLMTPNPTTVDADADVKEVVKILTSTPFRRLPVVKDGKLVGIITVRDIIKKIAEMNIEKPVKSYITPYIVCVWEETPLNVVGEIMRLSNSEFVGILNDNDELVGVIDEKIMLTETLIEDFIEQTAYSSSSDTDDSWSWDSVRDYTVKYFEVSVVKLPKEPVKNFMKKPEFVYPQTSVSKCAKRMVRSDLDYIPVLDSENRLIGTVRDKDLIRVLLEV from the coding sequence ATGAAGGCAGCAGATATTATGAACTCGAATGTAATTTACGCGACCCTTCCGAGTACGAGAGACAAGGTACTCGAATTGTTCAAAAAATACGAAATTTCAGCCGTACCTGTTTTGAAGAACTCCGAGCTTGTTGGGATTGTCACGAGAAAGGACATTTTGAGGAAAATAGAGGAGAATCAGCTCGCCCTTCTGATGACCCCAAATCCCACAACGGTTGATGCTGATGCAGACGTCAAAGAGGTTGTGAAAATACTCACCTCGACGCCTTTCAGAAGGCTTCCCGTTGTTAAGGACGGCAAGCTTGTTGGCATAATAACGGTGAGGGACATAATCAAGAAGATTGCCGAAATGAACATCGAAAAACCGGTTAAGAGCTACATAACACCATACATCGTCTGCGTCTGGGAGGAGACACCTCTGAACGTGGTCGGAGAGATAATGAGGCTCTCAAATTCCGAATTCGTTGGAATTCTCAACGACAACGACGAGCTCGTGGGAGTTATTGATGAGAAAATCATGCTGACTGAAACGCTTATAGAGGACTTCATAGAGCAAACGGCTTACTCCTCCTCAAGCGACACGGATGATAGCTGGAGCTGGGACTCGGTTAGAGATTACACTGTGAAATACTTTGAGGTTAGTGTTGTCAAGCTACCAAAGGAGCCCGTCAAGAACTTCATGAAGAAGCCGGAGTTCGTCTACCCGCAAACGAGCGTTTCGAAGTGTGCGAAGAGAATGGTCAGGAGCGATTTGGACTACATTCCCGTCCTTGATTCGGAGAACAGACTCATAGGAACCGTGAGGGACAAGGACTTAATTAGAGTTCTTCTTGAGGTTTAA
- a CDS encoding type II toxin-antitoxin system VapC family toxin, with product MKIFLDANYLIYLKYSESDEIFDYCVNLLRKIEKYDLVTNMLAIDEVIWILNRKYKIELDEVFEYLDRLLSFLRVVPIEAEDYDLMKEFMLGYNLKPSDSLHLSSMRRHGVSVIVSEDSDFDRVDWVKRVWIGRGDV from the coding sequence ATGAAAATTTTTCTGGATGCCAATTATCTGATTTACCTGAAGTACTCTGAAAGTGACGAAATCTTTGATTACTGCGTAAACCTTCTCAGAAAAATTGAAAAATACGACCTGGTGACTAACATGCTCGCAATCGATGAGGTTATCTGGATACTCAACAGAAAGTATAAAATCGAGCTTGATGAGGTGTTTGAGTATCTTGACAGACTTTTAAGCTTTCTCAGGGTTGTTCCGATTGAAGCTGAGGATTACGACCTCATGAAGGAGTTCATGCTTGGATACAACCTCAAACCCTCGGACTCTCTGCATCTTTCGAGCATGAGGAGACATGGGGTGAGTGTGATAGTCTCGGAGGATTCCGACTTTGACAGGGTGGATTGGGTTAAGAGGGTGTGGATTGGCAGAGGTGATGTTTGA
- a CDS encoding AbrB/MazE/SpoVT family DNA-binding domain-containing protein: MVKLKVKVGAKGQVVIPKVIRDKLGIKPDDVLLVDEEGGKIVIEKQDIDDFIEWVKKTRKKVAGEVYRIALEDEFE; the protein is encoded by the coding sequence ATGGTAAAACTCAAGGTTAAAGTAGGTGCGAAGGGGCAGGTCGTGATTCCAAAGGTTATAAGGGACAAGCTGGGAATAAAGCCAGATGATGTCCTTCTTGTGGATGAAGAGGGCGGGAAGATAGTGATTGAAAAGCAGGACATCGATGATTTCATTGAGTGGGTCAAAAAAACCAGAAAGAAGGTTGCGGGCGAGGTTTACAGAATTGCATTGGAGGATGAGTTCGAATGA
- the cas5 gene encoding CRISPR-associated protein Cas5, with the protein MQWVKLTLHFPSFFSYRIPDYSSQYALSVPLPSPSAIKLSLVATAIRTTGNVAEGERVFYAVRDADIRILPPEQIAINSVLIKRLKKKKNPTELETFEKTFGVREYVFFPDDVNLFIGCDDIDIAIKYFGMLRYLGSSDSMLYVKCIEKINEPPKSAIKAIADKEFAEAISKEPYIVYPVKDISKKAKFEQINPYSGKSGRNVFERKYYLIKARIKKGKKWKLLEIQC; encoded by the coding sequence ATGCAATGGGTAAAATTGACATTACACTTCCCATCATTTTTTTCGTACCGCATACCAGATTATTCTTCACAGTACGCCTTAAGTGTCCCATTACCGTCTCCGTCGGCGATAAAGCTATCATTGGTAGCAACAGCCATAAGAACAACTGGTAATGTTGCTGAAGGTGAACGTGTTTTTTATGCTGTGCGGGATGCTGATATACGAATTTTACCGCCTGAACAAATTGCAATTAACTCGGTTTTGATTAAGCGGCTGAAGAAAAAGAAGAATCCCACGGAGTTAGAAACTTTCGAGAAAACATTTGGTGTTAGAGAGTATGTCTTTTTCCCAGATGATGTAAACTTGTTCATTGGTTGTGATGATATCGATATAGCAATCAAATACTTTGGTATGCTGAGGTATCTCGGCTCTAGTGACTCGATGCTTTACGTCAAGTGCATAGAGAAAATTAATGAGCCACCAAAAAGTGCAATTAAAGCAATAGCTGATAAAGAGTTTGCGGAAGCAATCTCTAAAGAACCCTATATTGTTTATCCTGTAAAAGACATAAGCAAGAAGGCAAAATTCGAGCAAATAAACCCATATTCAGGCAAATCTGGCAGAAACGTCTTTGAAAGGAAGTATTATCTCATCAAAGCCAGAATCAAAAAGGGCAAAAAATGGAAGCTTCTTGAAATTCAGTGTTAG